A stretch of Aedes aegypti strain LVP_AGWG chromosome 2, AaegL5.0 Primary Assembly, whole genome shotgun sequence DNA encodes these proteins:
- the LOC110676397 gene encoding uncharacterized protein LOC110676397 — MTRKRRAKAETNHKPINWQPPTYDADESDLEESSEMPSPLLSTHPNYPLEELELDLEETLHTIREQRTSGVMMPADVVKIKRIIYLFMRDMNIVTCDVNSRYLPPSATCEYRESESEPEEEIELIIPSSDSEDLEMSFSESESVSEDHLQVEMRTNRSPTSRYSSGYFSSKSLLQFAEYSRDLPSNAFKSSIPRTSNPESLRKQTRSFKIRKKANLKLRAEPTAKELCSEPTSILEPNPSRKNPRSGRTPGTQKVFSSNKKKKKHF, encoded by the coding sequence ATGACACGCAAGCGACGAGCAAAGGCTGAGACCAATCATAAACCAATTAATTGGCAGCCTCCGACGTATGATGCGGACGAGTCGGACTTAGAGGAATCTTCCGAGATGCCTAGTCCGTTGCTCTCGACGCACCCTAACTACCCTCTAGAGGAGTTAGAGCTGGACCTCGAAGAGACTCTGCATACCATCAGGGAGCAGAGGACTTCTGGAGTCATGATGCCAGCAGACGTCGTTAAAATCAAACGTATAATTTATCTTTTTATGCGTGACATGAACATCGTCACATGTGATGTAAATTCTCGCTATTTGCCCCCCAGCGCGACATGCGAATACAGGGAATCGGAATCAGAACCAGAGGAGGAAATCGAATTGATAATCCCTAGTTCCGATTCCGAGGATTTGGAAATGTCCTTCAGCGAGTCCGAATCTGTTTCGGAAGACCATCTTCAGGTCGAAATGAGAACGAACCGAAGCCCAACGTCACGCTATTCTTCCGGTTATTTCTCCAGTAAGTCGTTACTTCAATTCGCAGAATACTCCCGAGACTTACCTAGTAATGCTTTCAAATCTTCTATACCACGAACTTCGAACCCCGAATCCCTCAGAAAGCAGACCCGATCGTTCAAGATCCGGAAAAAGGCCAACCTAAAACTTCGAGCGGAACCTACGGCCAAAGAACTGTGCAGCGAACCTACTTCTATTTTGGAACCCAACCCTTCAAGGAAAAATCCCCGTTCCGGACGCACACCTGGAACCCAAAAAGTCTTTTCTTccaacaaaaagaaaaagaaacacttctaa